The Impatiens glandulifera chromosome 8, dImpGla2.1, whole genome shotgun sequence genome includes a window with the following:
- the LOC124912943 gene encoding ankyrin repeat-containing protein BDA1-like, with protein MDKRRSLIEEAAWTGDLTVLKRLAKEDPRSLHSPSLLREDNPLHIGCMASHHDFVKELIILNRKLAYDLNEDGLSPLHIAAANGDFNIVKELVVINNMVLVEGKDRCIPLHCAVIKGRLDVVNLLIETDPDSIEKATAQGETVLHLAIKNNQFKTLQILLDQLYRMGKLNLLENKDDQGNTILHLATSRKQYEVINFLLCNKHENSEVMVDVNAMNLNGQTPLDVLLMHNEMGDNKFDKRMEDILLQAGAKRGPNQSSTIEPHSAHVETESQTELSADDITWYTYFKYKEGRDSPGDVRNCLLVIVALITTATYQAILSPPGGAWQDSSFGNGKPYIAGRPIMQTYSPVLYGFFLYFNTAGFCASVYMIHLLTAGFPLKFELNTALGAIVITYEIAIAAFTPKGAVPTVFLVFSMIIPITMPYAIGFYRGFFSALGIRCMGEPSP; from the exons ATGGACAAAAGAAGAAGCCTGATTGAAGAAGCTGCTTGGACCGGGGACCTTACGGTCTTAAAGAGGCTAGCAAAAGAAGATCCTAGAAGCCTTCATTCTCCTTCGTTGTTACGCGAAGACAACCCTTTACATATTGGTTGTATGGCAAGTCACCATGATTTTGTCAAAGAGTTGATAATACTGAATAGAAAGCTCGCATATGATTTGAATGAGGACGGTTTGAGCCCACTTCATATTGCTGCAGCAAACGGTGACTTCAATATCGTAAAGGAACTCGTGGTCATCAACAATATGGTCCTGGTTGAAGGAAAAGATAGGTGCATCCCTCTTCATTGCGCAGTTATTAAAGGTAGATTGGATGTAGTTAATTTGTTGATTGAGACTGACCCTGATTCCATAGAGAAGGCTACTGCTCAAGGTGAGACTGTTCTTCACTTAGCCATAAAGAACAACCAATTCAAGACTCTGCAGATTCTACTTGATCAACTCTATCGAATGGGAAAGCTCAATTTACTCGAGAACAAAGATGACCAAGGCAATACCATCTTGCATCTGGCCACTTCAAGGAAACAATATGAG GTGATAAATTTCTTGCTCTGCAATAAGCATGAAAACTCTGAAGTTATGGTGGATGTGAATGCAATGAATTTGAATGGTCAAACACCTCTTGATGTTTTACTCATGCACAATGAAATGGGTGACAACAAGTTTGATAAAAGAATGGAGGATATCCTACTACAAGCTGGAGCTAAAAGAGGTCCAAATCAATCGTCAACCATAGAACCACATTCTGCACATGTTGAAACCGAGTCTCAAACCGAGCTCTCGGCCGACGACATCACATGGTACACTTATTTCAAGTACAAAGAAGGAAGGGACTCCCCCGGAGATGTTCGCAATTGTCTTCTAGTCATTGTTGCCCTAATCACCACAGCTACTTACCAAGCTATTTTAAGCCCTCCTGGTGGTGCATGGCAAGACAGCTCATTTGGAAACGGGAAGCCGTATATTGCTGGTCGACCGATAATGCAAACCTATAGTCCTGTTTTGTATGGCTTTTTTCTCTACTTCAATACGGCGGGGTTCTGTGCTTCTGTGTACATGATACATTTGTTGACTGCAGGATTTCCTTTGAAGTTTGAGTTGAATACCGCGTTGGGTGCTATTGTGATAACTTACGAGATCGCCATTGCTGCTTTCACGCCCAAAGGAGCCGTGCCAACAGTGTTCTTAGTCTTCTCCATGATAATTCCAATCACGATGCCTTATGCGATTGGATTTTATAGAGGATTCTTTAGCGCTTTGGGGATTAGGTGCATGGGTGAGCCAAgtccataa